One genomic window of Stieleria sp. JC731 includes the following:
- the cysC gene encoding adenylyl-sulfate kinase, whose protein sequence is MTDPSNDVSKDIVWHDHSVDRAMREQVLGQRGCVVWFTGLSGCGKSTVANALDVMLNQQGRATTLLDGDNVRHGLCAPPAVLAEEHGEEFANRFGLGFGAVDREENIRRIGSVASLMAGAGLITLTAFVSPYRKDRDRVRSIVNASGVDDFIEVFVDTPLEICESRDPKGLYKKARAGEIKNFTGISDPYEAPLAPEIRLDGGGGRSVSDLAAEVCEHLTQRAGI, encoded by the coding sequence ATGACTGATCCAAGTAATGACGTTTCCAAGGATATTGTCTGGCATGACCACAGCGTCGATCGCGCGATGCGGGAACAAGTGTTGGGCCAACGCGGCTGTGTGGTTTGGTTTACCGGCCTAAGCGGCTGCGGAAAAAGCACCGTTGCCAATGCGTTGGACGTCATGTTGAACCAGCAGGGGCGAGCGACGACTTTGCTGGATGGAGACAATGTGCGGCATGGTTTGTGTGCCCCCCCGGCGGTCTTGGCAGAGGAACATGGCGAAGAATTTGCCAATCGATTTGGGTTGGGGTTCGGAGCGGTCGATAGGGAAGAAAATATTCGGCGGATCGGCAGCGTTGCGTCCCTGATGGCCGGGGCTGGGTTGATTACGTTAACAGCCTTTGTGAGTCCTTATCGGAAGGATCGCGATCGGGTCCGCAGCATCGTCAATGCGTCGGGAGTCGACGATTTCATTGAGGTGTTTGTCGATACTCCGCTGGAAATTTGCGAATCGCGGGATCCCAAAGGGCTGTACAAAAAGGCCCGCGCGGGCGAGATCAAGAATTTCACCGGGATCAGCGACCCTTATGAAGCGCCTTTGGCTCCCGAAATCCGTCTTGATGGGGGGGGGGGGCGGAGTGTGTCCGATTTAGCGGCTGAGGTGTGCGAACACTTGACACAGCGGGCCGGGATCTGA
- a CDS encoding sodium/glutamate symporter — MIVSVVFVAFLLLLGVVLRQLIKPLRWLFIPGSVIAGFIGLFLVQLVLRTGAVDGPALAWIQQQTQILSSWPGPLVAFVFAAMMLQSPDTSGGPIDQSTSSRVARQGLMVWIIVLGETFVGLLATAAVIQPMMQVPNSFGMLIEAGFAGGHGTAGAMGVVFASDAVGLAAGLDLGMLMATCGLVYGVISGIVWINLGSRRGWFKKRSDGQNVAEDQKTDPQRAQQRTAIGYQVMPAEAIDPLLLQAVWIAIAVGLGMAAQFCVQQAADWMDFRFGWGAHAGAEGAQAELSQRMSASTLLGFPLFIYTMLAGLVLRKLMCRFGAGNLLDNITLQRLSATAMEVLVVAAIASLRIETLVSYAGAFSVLFIFGAIWTAVCLMVISRWVLPRENWFPLGLINYGMSTGTTATGFVLLRVVDPDLKTTAANDYALAVPISAPFVGGGILTIALPLLVLERVSIWWPTLAIGLVLLGLIMLGRRWNRLSERNVVAAE; from the coding sequence ATGATCGTTTCGGTTGTCTTTGTCGCTTTCTTGTTGTTGCTGGGCGTGGTGTTGCGCCAGCTGATCAAGCCATTGCGATGGCTGTTTATACCTGGGTCCGTTATTGCCGGTTTTATCGGACTGTTCTTAGTCCAGTTGGTTCTGCGAACCGGGGCCGTCGATGGTCCGGCGCTCGCATGGATCCAGCAGCAAACGCAAATACTCAGTTCGTGGCCGGGTCCGCTGGTCGCGTTTGTCTTCGCGGCGATGATGCTCCAGTCACCGGACACATCTGGTGGTCCGATCGATCAGTCGACGTCATCGCGAGTCGCTCGCCAAGGATTGATGGTCTGGATCATCGTCCTGGGCGAAACATTCGTCGGCCTGTTGGCAACGGCGGCAGTCATTCAACCGATGATGCAGGTCCCCAATTCGTTTGGCATGCTGATTGAAGCCGGCTTCGCTGGTGGGCATGGCACTGCGGGCGCGATGGGAGTCGTCTTCGCAAGCGACGCTGTTGGGCTAGCAGCCGGGTTGGACTTGGGAATGCTGATGGCGACTTGCGGGCTGGTCTACGGCGTGATCAGTGGGATCGTTTGGATCAATCTGGGGTCACGCCGTGGCTGGTTTAAAAAGCGATCCGATGGTCAAAATGTTGCTGAAGATCAAAAGACTGATCCGCAGCGAGCTCAGCAGCGCACAGCGATTGGGTATCAAGTGATGCCGGCCGAGGCGATCGATCCGTTGTTATTGCAGGCGGTTTGGATCGCGATCGCTGTCGGATTGGGAATGGCGGCGCAGTTCTGTGTTCAGCAAGCGGCCGACTGGATGGATTTTCGATTCGGCTGGGGGGCCCACGCGGGTGCGGAGGGTGCCCAGGCAGAACTGAGTCAGCGGATGAGCGCGTCGACCCTGCTTGGGTTCCCATTGTTTATCTACACAATGCTGGCCGGGCTGGTCTTGCGAAAATTGATGTGCAGATTTGGGGCAGGGAATCTGCTCGACAACATCACGCTGCAGCGGCTGTCGGCAACCGCAATGGAAGTCTTGGTGGTGGCGGCGATCGCATCACTGAGGATCGAGACATTGGTTTCCTATGCAGGTGCTTTTAGCGTTCTGTTTATTTTTGGTGCTATTTGGACCGCGGTCTGTTTGATGGTGATCTCACGCTGGGTATTGCCACGTGAGAATTGGTTTCCGCTGGGGTTGATCAACTATGGAATGTCGACGGGCACGACGGCGACGGGATTCGTCTTACTGCGTGTCGTCGATCCCGATTTAAAGACGACAGCGGCGAATGATTATGCCTTAGCGGTTCCGATCTCGGCCCCGTTTGTCGGTGGCGGGATTTTAACCATCGCCCTTCCCTTGTTGGTTTTGGAACGGGTGTCGATCTGGTGGCCGACACTGGCAATCGGTCTCGTTTTGCTGGGGCTGATCATGTTGGGAAGACGCTGGAATCGTTTGTCCGAGCGGAACGTCGTGGCGGCGGAGTGA
- a CDS encoding TIGR04282 family arsenosugar biosynthesis glycosyltransferase → MESKQIDRPNASGTVFGVMAKYWEPGRVKTRLGKSIGLSNAAEIHRLFCQHIVKSMSAVAYRQVFVVAPAESREAFDDWLKELSGSGSSKAGQQDENLWGVVTQSAGDLGVRMRHWFRQPLADGDVSGPLSTSISVNEDAKRILIGADCPLIDSAVISDAESLLSCHDVVLGPAADGGYYLIGLRGWDPCFDSLFEDISWGTESVFDETIRVAELAGLSVGTTAKLSDVDNESDLINLRRQLLESNRVPWHRLLEQIDGVLAKEAGQ, encoded by the coding sequence ATGGAATCAAAGCAGATTGATCGGCCCAATGCATCCGGAACGGTCTTTGGCGTGATGGCCAAGTACTGGGAACCCGGCCGCGTTAAAACTCGTTTGGGAAAGTCGATCGGCCTGTCGAATGCCGCTGAAATTCACCGTTTGTTTTGTCAGCACATTGTGAAATCGATGTCTGCGGTTGCCTATCGGCAAGTCTTCGTCGTTGCTCCTGCAGAAAGTCGCGAAGCGTTCGATGATTGGCTGAAGGAACTGTCCGGCAGTGGCTCCTCGAAAGCTGGCCAACAGGATGAAAACCTCTGGGGCGTCGTTACCCAATCCGCAGGGGACTTGGGTGTGCGAATGCGACATTGGTTCCGGCAGCCACTTGCCGATGGTGATGTATCAGGGCCATTGTCGACATCGATATCTGTCAATGAAGATGCGAAACGCATCCTGATCGGTGCTGATTGCCCATTGATTGATTCGGCGGTGATCAGTGATGCCGAGTCATTATTATCGTGTCATGACGTGGTACTGGGGCCCGCTGCCGATGGCGGGTACTATCTGATCGGTCTTCGTGGTTGGGATCCATGTTTCGACTCTTTGTTTGAAGATATCAGCTGGGGTACCGAATCAGTTTTCGATGAAACGATCCGTGTTGCCGAGCTTGCCGGTCTATCGGTCGGGACAACAGCGAAGCTTAGCGATGTCGATAACGAGTCGGATCTGATCAATTTGCGAAGGCAGTTATTGGAATCAAATCGGGTGCCGTGGCATCGATTGCTCGAACAGATCGACGGTGTTCTCGCGAAGGAGGCGGGACAGTGA
- a CDS encoding NAD-binding protein, whose protein sequence is MENEQQNTDAFDDMATLDPPGTIAVIGAGPLGLEAALYGRYLGYKVTVFEAGNAANALAGRDDEPIPMSPDRCMSPLTRSAIYAQAGSLDPQTGPLTIGQWLGQVWLPLTQTDLLRGRIREGVKVQSIEQVELTDDETGEALPPDFRLHTDFEEVSGEDFEAIIVAVGGGDVQIDHRFELPQDYYFRVGGHAAQEDTELNFWTGLKEIVAIYASLGGRSDLDLYRPVRG, encoded by the coding sequence ATGGAAAACGAACAACAGAACACAGACGCTTTTGACGACATGGCAACCTTGGATCCACCCGGAACGATCGCTGTGATCGGAGCCGGGCCTTTGGGTTTGGAAGCCGCTCTTTATGGTCGATACTTGGGGTACAAGGTTACGGTTTTCGAAGCGGGAAACGCGGCGAATGCTTTGGCTGGTCGCGATGACGAACCGATTCCTATGAGTCCTGATCGTTGCATGTCACCGCTGACAAGATCAGCGATCTATGCGCAAGCTGGCAGCCTCGATCCGCAAACCGGTCCGCTGACAATCGGCCAATGGTTGGGGCAGGTGTGGTTGCCGCTGACTCAGACTGATCTGTTGCGAGGAAGGATTCGCGAAGGCGTGAAAGTTCAGAGTATTGAGCAGGTTGAACTGACCGATGACGAAACCGGTGAAGCATTGCCGCCTGATTTTCGTCTTCATACCGATTTCGAGGAGGTTTCTGGAGAAGACTTCGAAGCGATCATTGTCGCTGTCGGGGGCGGTGACGTTCAGATCGACCACCGGTTTGAATTGCCTCAGGACTACTATTTCCGCGTCGGTGGGCATGCCGCCCAAGAGGATACGGAACTGAATTTCTGGACCGGGCTAAAGGAAATCGTCGCGATCTATGCATCGTTGGGTGGTCGGTCTGATTTGGATTTGTACCGACCCGTGCGTGGCTGA
- a CDS encoding NAD(P)/FAD-dependent oxidoreductase has product MKKKVIVVGAGAIGMSIAYELTTRGAEVTVVERDPVFQSRKSSVRRSASAWAASGILPPANFDSATDPIDQLRGLSHRLFPKWASQLIDQTGIDCELERCGGWYLADTPGEIASMMGMVHYWQDLAIDCEPRSLEQLAAVQPSLKHWTERAANAKAWWVPDEYQIRTTRYLNALASACEANGATLIDDAKVVDVVEHHQAGTVNVVATRSGETVSWEGDQVVVCGGSWTGLVSPRLKLAQSIIPVRGQILLLNGGKRDLSSVVNFGNRYLVPRKDGLVLVGSCEEEVGLQHGTTPAVLHDLRKFVADICPALSHAVQVTAWSGLRPMTFDGFPMFGKLPDSQSIYVAAGHYRSGIHLSPGTAVCLADLMFDQQPPLEVQPFSVGKQQQHI; this is encoded by the coding sequence GTGAAAAAGAAAGTCATCGTTGTTGGTGCCGGCGCGATCGGGATGTCGATCGCATATGAACTGACAACTCGTGGTGCCGAGGTCACCGTTGTCGAACGTGATCCAGTCTTTCAGTCGCGGAAGTCGTCGGTGCGGCGTTCAGCTTCAGCCTGGGCTGCATCTGGAATCCTGCCACCGGCAAACTTCGATTCCGCAACGGATCCGATCGATCAACTCCGTGGGCTCAGTCATCGATTGTTTCCGAAGTGGGCAAGCCAACTGATCGATCAGACCGGCATCGATTGCGAGTTGGAGCGTTGTGGCGGTTGGTATCTCGCCGATACCCCAGGCGAGATCGCTTCCATGATGGGAATGGTTCATTACTGGCAAGATTTGGCGATCGACTGTGAACCGCGGTCGCTAGAACAATTGGCTGCCGTGCAGCCTTCGCTGAAGCACTGGACCGAACGGGCTGCAAACGCGAAAGCTTGGTGGGTCCCCGATGAATATCAAATCCGTACCACTCGGTACTTGAATGCGCTCGCGTCGGCATGCGAAGCGAACGGGGCAACCCTGATTGACGACGCCAAGGTAGTTGATGTTGTTGAACATCATCAGGCCGGAACCGTCAACGTTGTCGCGACTCGATCCGGAGAGACGGTTTCATGGGAAGGCGACCAGGTCGTTGTGTGTGGCGGTTCATGGACGGGATTGGTTTCCCCGCGGCTGAAGCTGGCCCAGAGCATTATCCCGGTCCGCGGACAGATCTTGTTGCTCAATGGTGGCAAAAGGGACTTATCGAGTGTTGTCAACTTTGGCAATCGCTACTTGGTACCGCGCAAAGACGGTTTGGTGCTTGTCGGTTCTTGCGAAGAAGAGGTTGGGCTTCAGCACGGAACGACGCCCGCCGTCCTTCATGACCTTCGAAAGTTTGTCGCAGACATCTGCCCTGCACTTTCGCACGCTGTCCAGGTGACCGCTTGGTCCGGGCTAAGACCGATGACTTTTGACGGGTTTCCGATGTTCGGCAAGTTGCCCGACAGCCAGTCGATCTACGTCGCTGCCGGACACTATCGCAGCGGGATTCACCTATCTCCGGGGACTGCCGTATGTCTCGCCGATTTAATGTTCGACCAACAGCCGCCTTTGGAGGTTCAGCCATTTTCGGTTGGCAAGCAACAACAGCACATTTGA
- a CDS encoding ABC transporter permease → MSELGRYLRVFMTFARNSLVRDMTFRTNFLLQCVSSLGWTAMNVGFYLIIFEHTGSIGEGTGWDQDRFFLFIATTWFINSLVQAFFMPNAQEFSEMIRTGGLDFALLKPIDTQFLISFRRIDWSQLSNFFAGGLIAAVSLYNLATREVDPMIPSPLTVLLYVIFVACGVMMMYSLMVALSATSVWLGRNQSLYNFWFYITNFSRYPMEIYDRSWGKPLYGLFTFVIPILLVVNVPARILAQPVSDRSGGQWFVVWAAVATVLSVLASRWMFRRSLLSYRSASS, encoded by the coding sequence ATGTCCGAACTAGGTAGATACCTTCGCGTCTTTATGACTTTCGCCCGCAACAGTTTGGTTCGTGACATGACGTTCCGAACAAACTTTCTGCTGCAATGCGTTAGCAGTCTCGGTTGGACGGCGATGAACGTCGGGTTTTACTTGATCATCTTCGAGCACACCGGATCGATCGGTGAAGGCACCGGTTGGGATCAAGACCGGTTCTTTCTGTTTATCGCGACGACTTGGTTTATCAATTCGCTAGTGCAGGCGTTCTTTATGCCGAACGCGCAGGAGTTCAGCGAAATGATTCGAACCGGAGGGTTGGACTTTGCATTGTTAAAGCCGATCGATACGCAGTTTTTGATCTCGTTTCGGCGGATCGATTGGAGCCAGCTTTCCAACTTTTTTGCGGGCGGTTTGATTGCCGCGGTATCGCTTTACAACCTCGCGACACGCGAAGTCGACCCGATGATACCTTCGCCGTTGACGGTTTTGCTGTACGTGATCTTTGTCGCCTGTGGTGTGATGATGATGTACAGCTTGATGGTCGCACTGAGTGCCACCAGTGTTTGGCTGGGCAGGAATCAGTCGCTCTATAATTTCTGGTTTTACATTACCAACTTCAGCCGCTATCCGATGGAGATCTATGATCGTTCGTGGGGCAAGCCGCTTTATGGTTTGTTTACCTTCGTGATCCCGATCCTGTTGGTCGTCAATGTACCGGCTCGGATTTTGGCTCAACCTGTGTCCGATCGGTCTGGCGGGCAGTGGTTTGTCGTTTGGGCGGCAGTGGCGACGGTGCTGAGCGTGTTGGCAAGCCGCTGGATGTTTCGTCGCAGTTTGCTGAGCTATCGTAGTGCGAGCAGCTAG
- the rpsO gene encoding 30S ribosomal protein S15, giving the protein MTISKERKAEVIKEHGSADGDSGSPEVQIAILTERINGLTEHMRTHHKDYASRRGLLGLVSKRRRLLDYVRGEDPQRYLDIIGKLGIRK; this is encoded by the coding sequence ATGACGATTTCGAAAGAACGTAAAGCAGAGGTCATCAAAGAACACGGTTCAGCTGATGGTGACTCGGGTTCGCCAGAAGTTCAGATTGCCATCTTGACCGAGCGTATCAATGGCCTGACTGAGCACATGCGAACTCACCACAAAGATTACGCTTCACGGCGTGGTTTGCTTGGCTTGGTCAGCAAACGCCGTCGCCTGTTGGACTATGTCCGCGGAGAGGATCCACAGCGATACCTCGATATCATCGGAAAGCTGGGCATCCGAAAGTAG
- a CDS encoding ABC transporter permease, whose product MILRTSLGERLVYRGDFALGTLMRFLPIITQIFLWYAVFDSIGAAEGDDATTIGGFRFRDMVAYYLLTMIARAFSSMPGLASGIAQQIRDGEIKRYLIQPIDFIGFLLATRVAHKLAYYAIAVAPFALVFYLARDYFVDGWPSVSVFVAFCMSLVMGFLIGFFLEAAIGMIGFWFLEVTSLLFVVMLFSFFLSGHMFPLTMLPDGIESVVQFLPFKYLAYFPAAVFLGKIPEDQLWIEIGIEAAWLVFFIVLCRVAFARGVRRYSGFGG is encoded by the coding sequence ATGATTTTGCGGACTTCGCTGGGAGAGCGATTGGTTTACCGAGGCGACTTTGCACTCGGGACGCTGATGCGTTTTCTGCCGATCATCACGCAGATCTTTTTGTGGTATGCCGTCTTCGATTCGATTGGTGCAGCCGAAGGTGACGATGCGACCACGATTGGCGGGTTTCGATTCCGCGACATGGTGGCGTACTACCTGTTGACGATGATCGCACGGGCGTTTTCCAGCATGCCAGGCTTGGCATCAGGCATCGCGCAGCAGATTCGAGATGGGGAGATCAAGCGTTACTTGATACAGCCGATCGATTTCATCGGCTTTTTATTGGCGACCCGGGTTGCGCATAAGCTGGCGTACTATGCGATCGCGGTGGCGCCCTTTGCTTTAGTGTTTTATTTGGCTCGCGACTACTTTGTTGACGGGTGGCCAAGCGTCTCGGTCTTTGTGGCGTTTTGCATGTCATTGGTGATGGGATTCCTGATCGGCTTTTTTCTTGAAGCTGCGATCGGAATGATCGGATTCTGGTTTTTAGAAGTCACCTCGTTATTGTTCGTCGTGATGCTGTTTAGCTTCTTTCTGTCGGGACACATGTTCCCACTGACGATGCTGCCCGACGGTATCGAAAGCGTGGTGCAGTTTCTGCCGTTTAAGTATTTGGCTTATTTCCCCGCAGCGGTGTTTCTAGGCAAGATCCCTGAAGATCAATTGTGGATCGAAATCGGAATCGAAGCCGCGTGGCTAGTTTTCTTCATCGTGCTTTGTCGGGTTGCTTTTGCACGCGGCGTACGACGCTATAGCGGATTCGGAGGTTAA
- a CDS encoding FliO/MopB family protein, which produces MSKSLLLSICGLLVIGFIGSTPVMAEFPDFVLPDDVASSDNTVNASSTGPLVTTVSALTLVLALFGVVVWVARKYGNAQQTAGTLPEDVFRVLGNSTIESGTRVTYLHVGNKVVVMGQSQNGQPTTLAEIDDPNEVERIVGRCLGRPEIIGRRSQTRHAGDASRYDDRQASQSRPGAPIRRSNVAAG; this is translated from the coding sequence ATGTCAAAATCCCTGCTCCTGTCGATTTGCGGCTTATTGGTCATCGGCTTTATCGGAAGTACGCCTGTGATGGCGGAGTTTCCGGACTTTGTCCTGCCCGATGATGTCGCATCGAGCGACAACACCGTAAATGCTAGCAGTACTGGCCCATTGGTGACGACTGTCAGCGCGCTGACTTTGGTGCTTGCTCTGTTTGGCGTTGTCGTCTGGGTGGCGCGAAAGTACGGGAATGCTCAACAGACCGCAGGCACTCTTCCCGAAGACGTCTTCCGCGTTCTGGGGAATTCGACAATCGAGTCCGGAACTCGCGTGACTTATCTACATGTTGGCAACAAGGTTGTCGTCATGGGACAATCGCAAAATGGCCAGCCAACAACACTGGCTGAAATCGACGACCCCAACGAAGTCGAACGTATTGTCGGACGTTGTTTGGGCAGGCCTGAGATCATCGGGCGTCGATCGCAAACGCGTCATGCCGGCGATGCCTCGCGATACGATGACCGTCAAGCGAGTCAATCTCGACCCGGGGCACCGATTCGCCGGTCCAACGTGGCGGCTGGATGA